One Carassius auratus strain Wakin chromosome 3, ASM336829v1, whole genome shotgun sequence genomic region harbors:
- the LOC113053820 gene encoding rab11 family-interacting protein 4A-like isoform X2 — protein sequence MVGRDVQEADMDSAGDSGAGSESSEGGRPDEKEGLTGLFLRGNSCGQMVSSAAASVISVEEQFEDYGEGEDVDFTPSSPIPDDDTRTNGFSDLGSSLPSSAGQTPQKIRHLYNSELLDVYCSQCCKKVNLLNDLEARLKNLKANSPNRKISSTAFGRQLFHHSNFSSSQGSTEDLFRDSIDSCDVDITEKVSYLEKKITELENDSLANGDLKSKLKQENTQLVHRVHELEEQIKDQEARAEQCLEEELKRHREAYSKMERDKSTEIELLSNRVQQLEEENAEMKVNVCRLKSQTEKLDQEKQRMTDKLEDTSLRLKDEMDLYRKIMDKLWQNRHEFQKEREAMQELIEDLRRELEHLQLFKLETEKPGRGRNAAGLSEYNAKTREIELEHEVKRLKQENHKLRDQNDDLNGQILSLSLYEAKNLFACHTKAQSLAAEIDNASRDELVEALKEQEEINFRLRQYMDKIILAILDHNPSILEIKQ from the exons ATGGTCGGACGGGACGTGCAGGAGGCAGACATGGACAGTGCAGGAGACAGCGGGGCAGGGTCTGAATCTTCTGAAGGAGGACGTCCTGATGAGAAAGAAGGACTGACTGGACTCTTTCTACGTGGAAACAG CTGTGGTCAGATGGTGTCGTCAGCAGCAGCTTCAGTGATCTCAGTGGAGGAGCAGTTTGAGGACTATGGAGAGGGAGAAGATGTGGACTTCACTCCCAGCAGCCCCATCCCTGATGATGACACACGTACCAATGGTTTCTCTGACTTGGGCTCGTCTCTGCCCTCCAG TGCTGGTCAGACCCCTCAGAAGATCAGGCATCTGTACAACAGTGAGCTTCTGGATGTTTACTGCTCTCAGTGCTGCAAGAAAGTCAACCTGCTCAATGACCTAGAGGCCAGACTCAAGAACCTCAAAGCTAACAG CCCAAACAGGAAAATTTCCAGTACAGCATTTGGTCG TCAGCTCTTCCACCACAGTAACTTCAGCAGCAGTCAGGGCAGCACAGAGGACCTGTTCAGAGACAGCATCGACTCCTGTGACGTTGACATCACTGAGAAG GTGAGTTATTTGGAAAAGAAGATAACGGAGCTTGAGAATGACAGTCTGGCTAATGGAGATCTGAAATCCAAACTTAAACAGGAAAACACACAACTAGTTCATAG GGTACATGAGCTGGAGGAGCAGATCAAAGATCAGGAGGCGCGTGCAGAGCAGTGTTTAGAGGAAGAGCTGAAGAGACACAGAGAGGCCTACAGTAAGATGGAGAGAGACAAGAGTACGGAGATTGAACTGCTTAGTAACAG GGTCCAGCAGCTGGAAGAAGAGAACGCAGAGATGAAAGTGAATGTGTGCAGACTCAAGTCTCAAACTGAGAAACTGGACCAG GAGAAGCAACGTATGACTGATAAACTGGAAGATACAAGCCTGCGTTTGAAGGATGAGATGGATCTGTACAGGAAAATTATGGATAAACTTTGGCAGAACAGACATGAGTTTCAGAAGGAGCGAGAGGCCATGCAAGAG CTGATTGAGGACCTGCGGCGTGAACTGGAGCACCTCCAGCTCTTTAAACTGGAAACTGAGAAGCCCGGCCGTGGCCGTAACGCCGCAGGACTGTCCGAGTACAATGCCAAGACTCGAGAGATTGAACTGGAGCATGAAGTAAAACGGCTTAAGCAG GAGAACCATAAACTCAGAGACCAGAATGATGATCTGAATGGACAAATTCTCAGCCTCAGCCTTTACGAGGCCAAAAACCTGTTCGCATGTCACACCAAGGCCCAGTCACTGGCAGCAGAGATAGACAATGCCTCCAGAGATGAG CTTGTGGAGGCTTTGAAAGAACAAGAGGAGATCAACTTCCGTTTAAGGCAGTACATGGACAAGATCATCCTGGCTATCCTCGACCACAACCCCTCCATCTTAGAGATCAAGCAATAG
- the LOC113053820 gene encoding rab11 family-interacting protein 4A-like isoform X1, translated as MDGSVLPDQQQLLVFLKKLKEVFDVCDEDADGYIRVEHFVDLGLQFGQGDEVKKFAKHLDPNAHGRINFRDFCHGVFASKGCEEILKTALGTPSISAQPYQTDNGYYYQHGEGSLGPPIIVCTRPYPECQLYSDEEGMVGRDVQEADMDSAGDSGAGSESSEGGRPDEKEGLTGLFLRGNSCGQMVSSAAASVISVEEQFEDYGEGEDVDFTPSSPIPDDDTRTNGFSDLGSSLPSSAGQTPQKIRHLYNSELLDVYCSQCCKKVNLLNDLEARLKNLKANSPNRKISSTAFGRQLFHHSNFSSSQGSTEDLFRDSIDSCDVDITEKVSYLEKKITELENDSLANGDLKSKLKQENTQLVHRVHELEEQIKDQEARAEQCLEEELKRHREAYSKMERDKSTEIELLSNRVQQLEEENAEMKVNVCRLKSQTEKLDQEKQRMTDKLEDTSLRLKDEMDLYRKIMDKLWQNRHEFQKEREAMQELIEDLRRELEHLQLFKLETEKPGRGRNAAGLSEYNAKTREIELEHEVKRLKQENHKLRDQNDDLNGQILSLSLYEAKNLFACHTKAQSLAAEIDNASRDELVEALKEQEEINFRLRQYMDKIILAILDHNPSILEIKQ; from the exons gtgaagAAGTTTGCCAAGCACCTGGATCCTAATGCTCATGGCAGAATTAACTTCAGAGATTTCTGTCATGGAGTGTTTGCAAGCAAAG GCTGTGAGGAGATCCTAAAAACGGCACTTGGGACCCCCAGCATCAGTGCACAGCCTTACCAGACGGACAATGGCTACTACTATCAG CACGGGGAGGGGAGTCTGGGACCCCCGATCATTGTGTGCACGCGACCGTACCCAGAGTGCCAGCTGTATTCTGATGAGGAAGGAATGGTCGGACGGGACGTGCAGGAGGCAGACATGGACAGTGCAGGAGACAGCGGGGCAGGGTCTGAATCTTCTGAAGGAGGACGTCCTGATGAGAAAGAAGGACTGACTGGACTCTTTCTACGTGGAAACAG CTGTGGTCAGATGGTGTCGTCAGCAGCAGCTTCAGTGATCTCAGTGGAGGAGCAGTTTGAGGACTATGGAGAGGGAGAAGATGTGGACTTCACTCCCAGCAGCCCCATCCCTGATGATGACACACGTACCAATGGTTTCTCTGACTTGGGCTCGTCTCTGCCCTCCAG TGCTGGTCAGACCCCTCAGAAGATCAGGCATCTGTACAACAGTGAGCTTCTGGATGTTTACTGCTCTCAGTGCTGCAAGAAAGTCAACCTGCTCAATGACCTAGAGGCCAGACTCAAGAACCTCAAAGCTAACAG CCCAAACAGGAAAATTTCCAGTACAGCATTTGGTCG TCAGCTCTTCCACCACAGTAACTTCAGCAGCAGTCAGGGCAGCACAGAGGACCTGTTCAGAGACAGCATCGACTCCTGTGACGTTGACATCACTGAGAAG GTGAGTTATTTGGAAAAGAAGATAACGGAGCTTGAGAATGACAGTCTGGCTAATGGAGATCTGAAATCCAAACTTAAACAGGAAAACACACAACTAGTTCATAG GGTACATGAGCTGGAGGAGCAGATCAAAGATCAGGAGGCGCGTGCAGAGCAGTGTTTAGAGGAAGAGCTGAAGAGACACAGAGAGGCCTACAGTAAGATGGAGAGAGACAAGAGTACGGAGATTGAACTGCTTAGTAACAG GGTCCAGCAGCTGGAAGAAGAGAACGCAGAGATGAAAGTGAATGTGTGCAGACTCAAGTCTCAAACTGAGAAACTGGACCAG GAGAAGCAACGTATGACTGATAAACTGGAAGATACAAGCCTGCGTTTGAAGGATGAGATGGATCTGTACAGGAAAATTATGGATAAACTTTGGCAGAACAGACATGAGTTTCAGAAGGAGCGAGAGGCCATGCAAGAG CTGATTGAGGACCTGCGGCGTGAACTGGAGCACCTCCAGCTCTTTAAACTGGAAACTGAGAAGCCCGGCCGTGGCCGTAACGCCGCAGGACTGTCCGAGTACAATGCCAAGACTCGAGAGATTGAACTGGAGCATGAAGTAAAACGGCTTAAGCAG GAGAACCATAAACTCAGAGACCAGAATGATGATCTGAATGGACAAATTCTCAGCCTCAGCCTTTACGAGGCCAAAAACCTGTTCGCATGTCACACCAAGGCCCAGTCACTGGCAGCAGAGATAGACAATGCCTCCAGAGATGAG CTTGTGGAGGCTTTGAAAGAACAAGAGGAGATCAACTTCCGTTTAAGGCAGTACATGGACAAGATCATCCTGGCTATCCTCGACCACAACCCCTCCATCTTAGAGATCAAGCAATAG